A stretch of Cytophagales bacterium DNA encodes these proteins:
- a CDS encoding LysR family transcriptional regulator, which translates to MEIRHLKLIREVAQTKSLSKAKEALFLSQSALSHQLKELETQLGTQIFHRVNKQLILTTAGKMVLESAERILNELEQTEQSIKRFVSGQTGTVRLATQCYTCYHWLPSLLTDFKREFPNVEIEILHNNASDTEEQVLRGEIDFAVIYESSDYPNLNYVELFQDEMFAIVPKGHAWTEKPYLEAKDFENQQIIIHSFPLETVTLFKQVLIPEGIQPKNVIQVQVLEAIIEMVKAGLGVNVMAKWIVEPFLKGHDIELVPVTKRGIHRKWYAITLKQDRPPQYLTNFLSHLKCNIGGLNCNLPN; encoded by the coding sequence ATGGAGATCCGGCATCTGAAACTTATCCGTGAAGTAGCGCAAACAAAAAGCCTATCTAAGGCCAAAGAAGCACTATTTCTTTCACAATCTGCCCTTAGCCACCAGCTAAAAGAACTTGAAACTCAGCTCGGAACGCAGATCTTTCATCGTGTCAACAAGCAATTGATCCTAACGACAGCTGGAAAAATGGTGTTGGAATCAGCAGAACGCATCCTGAATGAACTTGAACAAACGGAGCAATCCATCAAGCGTTTTGTATCCGGACAAACAGGAACCGTACGATTGGCTACCCAATGCTATACTTGTTACCACTGGTTGCCGTCCTTGTTGACAGATTTCAAAAGAGAGTTCCCCAATGTGGAAATTGAAATCCTGCACAACAATGCCTCCGACACAGAAGAGCAGGTGCTCCGTGGGGAGATCGATTTTGCTGTGATCTATGAATCCTCCGACTATCCCAACCTCAATTACGTGGAACTATTCCAGGACGAAATGTTTGCAATTGTTCCCAAAGGACATGCCTGGACCGAAAAGCCCTATCTTGAGGCTAAGGATTTTGAAAACCAGCAAATCATCATCCATTCTTTTCCCCTGGAAACAGTTACCCTATTCAAGCAAGTATTGATCCCCGAAGGCATTCAACCCAAAAATGTCATTCAGGTGCAGGTGTTGGAAGCCATCATAGAAATGGTCAAGGCTGGCCTTGGTGTCAATGTAATGGCCAAATGGATTGTGGAACCTTTTCTCAAAGGCCATGACATAGAGTTGGTACCAGTGACGAAAAGAGGCATCCACCGAAAATGGTATGCCATCACTCTAAAACAAGATCGACCTCCGCAGTACCTGACCAATTTTCTGTCACACTTGAAGTGTAATATCGGTGGCTTAAACTGTAACCTGCCTAATTAG
- a CDS encoding DMT family transporter produces the protein MKLKSIHLLVLLAMCWGPSFLFIKLALLQLDPVLLSVLRIGIGAAVLNIVLLLRGDYLPKDLKFWKASAVAAFFSVAFPFMLINWGQQFIDSSLGALLNGTTPFFTVIFSFLLLQSEPIPANKVRGIVLGFLGLIVLVYPNLLEGVNASLKGIIAIVLASTSYGVGWVWVKKHLTSTPSFKAPAAQLMIATLYLLPFTFFTGQESDLASLNLVTISSIVALGVLGTAIAFILYFRLIAQAGPSYASMVTYLVPVIGVVLGIIVLNETLTPWMLCGAGMILFGIYLGNKPKGEIPKENCADLGVLSKVR, from the coding sequence ATGAAATTAAAAAGTATACACCTGTTGGTACTCCTGGCCATGTGTTGGGGGCCATCGTTCCTTTTTATCAAGCTGGCACTCTTACAACTAGATCCTGTTTTGCTTTCGGTGCTAAGGATTGGTATTGGCGCTGCGGTGCTCAATATCGTTTTGTTGTTGCGTGGGGACTATCTGCCGAAGGACTTGAAATTTTGGAAGGCATCTGCTGTGGCAGCCTTCTTTTCCGTGGCCTTTCCATTCATGCTGATCAACTGGGGACAGCAATTCATAGACAGTTCATTGGGCGCTTTGCTTAATGGGACAACACCATTTTTCACCGTAATATTTTCGTTTTTATTACTCCAGAGTGAGCCTATTCCAGCGAATAAAGTTCGCGGTATTGTTCTCGGCTTTTTGGGTTTAATAGTGCTGGTATATCCAAACCTTCTTGAAGGAGTGAATGCCAGCCTGAAAGGCATCATCGCTATTGTTTTGGCCTCTACCAGTTATGGAGTAGGATGGGTGTGGGTGAAAAAACACCTGACGAGTACTCCATCCTTTAAGGCTCCGGCGGCTCAGCTTATGATCGCAACCCTATACCTGTTACCATTTACTTTTTTTACAGGTCAAGAGAGTGATCTGGCTTCCTTAAATCTCGTCACCATCAGTTCTATTGTCGCTTTGGGAGTGTTGGGAACAGCCATTGCTTTCATTCTGTATTTCCGATTGATCGCTCAGGCGGGACCTAGCTACGCATCTATGGTTACCTATCTTGTACCCGTGATTGGTGTGGTTTTGGGTATCATTGTTCTCAACGAGACACTGACTCCCTGGATGCTATGTGGTGCTGGAATGATTTTGTTTGGGATCTATCTGGGGAATAAGCCTAAAGGGGAAATACCCAAAGAAAACTGCGCGGACCTGGGGGTGTTGTCAAAGGTCAGGTGA
- a CDS encoding cyclase family protein: MKIIDLSKSIQYNPDDPFFMKVKIKHKPHKKAKWLIRYLGLPFKLFPKKFIGWADDSIQKMGVHSTTHLDAPWHYGPLCEGKKAKTIDEIPLEWCYGEGLVIDMRDKPDFQAITKQDIQDFLIKHQLIIQPNMIVLIMTGRDRHMGTQQFFTHGTGMSAEATAWLIDQGVKVMGIDQWGWDLPLPYLVEEAKKQQNSDLFWEAHLVGVDKEYCHMEQLTNLDSLPYSGFKVAAFPLKIKGASAGPARVVAMVDD; this comes from the coding sequence ATGAAAATCATCGACCTGTCCAAATCCATTCAATATAATCCTGATGATCCTTTCTTCATGAAAGTGAAGATCAAACATAAGCCCCATAAGAAAGCAAAATGGTTGATTCGGTACCTGGGCCTGCCTTTCAAATTGTTTCCCAAAAAATTTATTGGCTGGGCAGATGATTCGATCCAAAAAATGGGAGTCCATTCCACCACACATCTGGATGCTCCCTGGCATTATGGGCCACTTTGTGAGGGGAAAAAGGCCAAAACCATCGACGAAATACCGCTCGAATGGTGCTATGGAGAAGGGTTGGTCATCGACATGAGAGATAAACCAGACTTTCAGGCAATAACTAAGCAAGATATTCAGGACTTTCTCATAAAACACCAGTTGATTATTCAGCCTAACATGATCGTACTGATTATGACCGGTCGGGATCGACACATGGGAACACAGCAATTTTTCACACATGGCACAGGCATGAGTGCTGAGGCTACAGCATGGCTCATTGATCAAGGCGTGAAAGTGATGGGCATTGATCAATGGGGCTGGGACCTGCCCCTTCCCTATCTAGTAGAAGAGGCCAAGAAGCAACAGAACTCGGACCTGTTTTGGGAAGCACATCTCGTCGGTGTGGATAAAGAGTACTGCCACATGGAACAGCTTACTAACCTCGATAGTCTCCCCTATTCAGGATTTAAAGTAGCGGCCTTCCCCCTAAAGATCAAAGGAGCTAGCGCCGGTCCTGCCAGGGTGGTGGCGATGGTAGATGATTAG
- a CDS encoding response regulator transcription factor yields the protein MISLGMVEDQQLFLNGMKALFREWPEMNFVFESPDGHSVLQRLSECETIPDVMLVDLTLPPKDRVEHSGWEVLKELKEHYPDMKVIILSVHDDEYLIAQMIELGAHGYLVKDSDPDEVRDAIHAVYDKGAYINTRTLDAIQGKMGGKVKTPKIHENLSRREVEVLQLICQQMTSEEIGEKLFISVKTVNGHRNNLLQKTGSRNVTGLVMYAVKHRLVEFV from the coding sequence ATGATAAGCTTAGGCATGGTCGAAGACCAGCAACTTTTCCTCAATGGCATGAAAGCCCTTTTTCGTGAGTGGCCCGAAATGAATTTCGTTTTTGAATCTCCTGATGGACATTCCGTATTACAACGGTTAAGCGAATGTGAGACCATTCCGGATGTGATGCTGGTTGATCTGACCTTGCCCCCAAAAGATAGGGTAGAGCACAGCGGCTGGGAGGTGCTGAAGGAGCTAAAGGAACACTATCCGGATATGAAAGTGATCATCTTATCGGTTCATGATGATGAATACCTCATTGCCCAAATGATTGAACTGGGCGCGCATGGCTACCTGGTCAAAGACAGTGACCCTGATGAAGTTCGCGATGCCATTCATGCAGTATACGATAAGGGAGCATACATCAATACAAGAACGCTTGATGCCATACAAGGGAAAATGGGCGGTAAAGTCAAGACGCCCAAAATACATGAAAACCTCAGTAGACGCGAAGTAGAAGTACTCCAATTGATCTGCCAGCAAATGACTTCCGAAGAGATTGGAGAAAAGCTATTCATCAGTGTGAAAACCGTCAATGGGCACCGAAACAATCTGCTCCAAAAGACGGGTTCCCGCAATGTAACTGGACTAGTCATGTATGCAGTGAAACACCGACTGGTGGAGTTTGTCTAA
- a CDS encoding histidine kinase, with protein sequence MEESQASEFVSILVSFSLIVFIIAVGVVLLTWQFRKNLHQQQLEQEALKLAHQKHLLQTSIEVQEEERKRIARDLHDELGAALSMGRMWLTQLETQEKVDTNKVGEVRELVENALNTSRRISHELVPLQLSGLGLERALRSVLDRAGEVGELQASLEMKLPDKLNKNIELGLYRVFTELINNTLKHASASEIHISTVLVDNRLVCKYEDNGKGLPENHNKNGLGLKSLEGRVSALEGEWYHGNRESGGFFATIDLPLA encoded by the coding sequence ATGGAAGAGTCCCAAGCGTCAGAGTTTGTATCAATCCTAGTCTCCTTTAGCCTCATTGTTTTCATCATTGCTGTAGGAGTGGTGCTGCTCACCTGGCAATTCCGGAAAAACCTGCACCAACAGCAGTTGGAGCAGGAGGCTTTGAAGCTGGCGCATCAGAAACATCTGCTGCAGACGTCTATTGAAGTACAAGAAGAAGAACGTAAGCGAATCGCCAGGGACTTACACGACGAGTTAGGTGCTGCTTTGTCTATGGGGCGCATGTGGCTTACGCAGCTAGAGACGCAAGAAAAAGTAGATACAAACAAGGTAGGAGAGGTGCGTGAATTGGTAGAAAATGCCCTGAATACCTCCCGTCGGATCAGTCATGAATTGGTACCGCTACAACTGTCGGGTCTTGGACTGGAGCGAGCCTTAAGGTCGGTTTTAGATCGAGCGGGAGAAGTCGGTGAGCTTCAGGCTTCGCTTGAAATGAAGCTGCCAGATAAACTGAATAAGAATATTGAATTGGGGCTATACCGCGTTTTTACCGAGTTGATCAATAATACGTTGAAGCATGCAAGCGCTTCAGAAATTCATATTTCTACGGTGCTTGTTGATAATAGGCTGGTTTGCAAGTACGAAGACAATGGTAAAGGCTTGCCGGAAAATCATAACAAAAATGGCCTTGGATTGAAAAGTTTGGAAGGTCGGGTCAGTGCGCTTGAAGGAGAATGGTACCACGGCAATCGGGAAAGCGGCGGTTTCTTTGCCACGATTGACTTGCCACTTGCCTAA